ATGAATTATTGTTATCTAATTCTATAGCTTTGTTATAATCTTTAATCGCTTCTTCATATTGCTGTAAATTATATTCAATAAGTCCTCTATTATTATAAGCCATTGAATAATTATTATCTAATTCTATAGCTTTGTCAAAATCTTTAATCGCTTCTTCATATTGCTGTAAATCTGATTTAATAAGTCCTCTATTGTTATAAGCTAGTGAGCAATTATTATCTAATTCTATAGCTATGTTGTAATCTTTAATCGCTTCTTCATATTGCTTTAAATTATATTCAGCAAGTCCTCTATTGTTATAAGCTAGTGAGCAATTATTATCTAATTCTATAGCTATGTTATAATCTTTAATCGCTTCTTCATATTGCTTTAAATTATATTCAGCAAGTCCTCTATTATTATAAGCCAATGAATTCTTATTATCTAATTCTATAGCTTTGTCAAAATCTTTAATCGCTTCTTCATACTGTTTCAACTCTGCTTTAGCGAGTCCTCTATTACTATAAGCCATTGAATCATTACTGTATAGTTCTATAACTCTATCATAATCTTTAATCGATTCTAAATATTGTTTTGATTCTTGTTTAGCTAATGCTCTGTTAAAATATCCATACACATTTTTATCATCAAGGTCTATAACTCTTGAGAAATAGTCTATAGCTTCTTTATATTTTTTATTTTGATATGCCTGATAGCCTAAATTCAACTCACTATTTATTTTTACATTTTTATTATTTTCTTCAATTATTTTATCAGTCTCTTCCTTTATCTGATTTAAAGATTTTTCTGCTTCTTTTTCTACAATATTTAACTGTTCTCTTGATTCATTTAAAATATTATTGTTTACGAATGCTCCTGCAAATGAGAACACTATCATTACTACTGATATAAAAGCGAACCAGAAATTTAATGTGTCTGATGAGGATTTTACTATTTCGCTAATAGATATTTGAAGGTTTTTTGTGTGGCTGTCTATAGCTTCAGAAAATGCGTTTTTCAGATCTTCTATTGATGAGCTTTTTAATATTATATTATTAGTGATAAATTTATTGCTTTCTATCTCTGTTATTATTACATTAGTATAAAACTCTTCTTTAGTTATAATAATATTTTCTAATGGACTTGAATATTTTTCCATAGCTTTATCAAGCCTATAAGAAACTAGCAAATTATGTGCAAAATAAAGTGCGGCAAAAACTATCATAGATAATATAAATAATTTAATCATTACATTATAATTATCCATTTGGTAATTTCTTTTTTCTTTTTTGGTTGGTTGTTTATTATTTTCTGTATTTTCTTTATTTTCCATAAATAATGCCTAAAGGATTTTTTACTATTATACTATAGTTTTTAAATATAAAAAGATATTGCCTAATACTTTCACGCACGGTAAAATATACTATGAATATAATTGAATTATATTACTAATTTAAACTATATTTTTTTAATTATTTTACGTGCGGTGAATAAAATTATAAATGAAAAGAATCTTGTATTTGTATAATAAAATAACATAATAAGTAAAAAAGAATAATAAGGCTGTTTAAAAAACACATAAATAACTATTTCCAACAAAATGCAATCATTTCACTATATATATCTATTGAATAAAAAATATTTTAATATATAATTCTCAAAATATAAATTTTAGATAATAGTGTTTAGATAGTAATGTGTAATCAATATGAAAAATAACTTTTATTTTATTTCTTTTTTTATAATATTAGTACTATATTTTTTATTAATAGATTTTTTATTTCCATTTATGTCTTTGGGAAACTTTGAGTTTCATGTAATTGATATAATATATGTTTATTGGTTTTCTGTAA
This is a stretch of genomic DNA from Brachyspira sp. SAP_772. It encodes these proteins:
- a CDS encoding tetratricopeptide repeat protein produces the protein MENKENTENNKQPTKKEKRNYQMDNYNVMIKLFILSMIVFAALYFAHNLLVSYRLDKAMEKYSSPLENIIITKEEFYTNVIITEIESNKFITNNIILKSSSIEDLKNAFSEAIDSHTKNLQISISEIVKSSSDTLNFWFAFISVVMIVFSFAGAFVNNNILNESREQLNIVEKEAEKSLNQIKEETDKIIEENNKNVKINSELNLGYQAYQNKKYKEAIDYFSRVIDLDDKNVYGYFNRALAKQESKQYLESIKDYDRVIELYSNDSMAYSNRGLAKAELKQYEEAIKDFDKAIELDNKNSLAYNNRGLAEYNLKQYEEAIKDYNIAIELDNNCSLAYNNRGLAEYNLKQYEEAIKDYNIAIELDNNCSLAYNNRGLIKSDLQQYEEAIKDFDKAIELDNNYSMAYNNRGLIEYNLQQYEEAIKDYNKAIELDNNNSLVYNNRGLIEYNLQQYEEAIKDFDKAIELDNNFSMAYNNRGLIKYNLQQYEESIRDYNKAIELDNNNSLAYNNRGLAEYNLKQYEEAIKDYNIAIELDNNNSSFYIGRGAAKSDLQQYEEAIKDYNKAIELDNNNLLVYYFRGLTKSDLKQYEEAIKDYDKAIELDNNYLEAYYNRGNAKANLYKYEEAIKDYNKCIEIDESDIDAYNQIGLYKTKLANIELKNNNILKAKELLNESITYCSKGIEIINYDSTIYDTRGYAKTKLANIERDNGNIEKAIEIYNDCLKDFYKTIELDSEHDYALNSIGYIKNILANIQKESISEEEYNKLKSKALENFEKAYKIANDSLKPKMENYLIKLAKENDTVGIEFCTKNNIDYAK